The genomic interval CTGAACCTCGCCGCCTCCTGGAGCTCCCTCCACCAGGAACGTCTCGACGGCAGCGGCTACCCGTTCCACGTCGGCGAAGACGACCTCCCGCTCGGGGCCCGTCTCATGGCCGCGGCGGATGTTTTCACGGGGATCACCGAGAACCGGCCGTACCGCAAGGGGATGACGCGGGAGGAAGACCTGAGGGTCCTTCACGGAATGGCGGCGAAGGGAGAACTCGACGCTCGTCTTATCTCCCTGCTGGAGACCCATTACGACGCGATCCATCTTGCCCTCGTGGAAGCGCAGGCACAGGCTGTCCGGGAGTACGAGACGTTCCGGATAGCCCTGAAGGGCGGGGAGGAAATCTCCTCCCGCGGCACGAGCGATAAAGCCCCTCGCGGCACCTTGCCATGAGGGGCGACCGGAGCCGCCCCTGTGTGGGCCAATGATCGTTTCGGAGGCGGGGAACTCGATGACCCTGAGACGCTCGGCCCTCTGGTGTGTCGCGGGAGGGACGACCCTTCTGGTAGTCGCCGCTTTGTCCGTGACCTTGGCGGTCTATCGGCCTGGGCTGGTCCGGCCCTGGATTCAGCGGGCGCTGACACCACGTGGCGGAACGGCTTCCCTCGCCGCCCTGAAAATAACGATTACCCCACCGACCCTGACGCTTTCCGGCCTCGCGATCGCAGGTCCTCCGCTCGAGGGCGATCTCGTGCGTCTGGACTACCTGCGTTTGGAACTGATCCCCGGCCGCCTTATCCATGGCGGTCCGTGGGTGCGGCACATGGAAGCAAGGGGATTAATTATCGAGCGAGCACGTCCCCGGGAGACCGAAGGCCCACCTGACATGACGCCGCTCACCCGACTGTTCGACGTCGAAGACTTGTCGCTGGAGGAT from Candidatus Deferrimicrobium sp. carries:
- a CDS encoding HD-GYP domain-containing protein, with the translated sequence MRSEIPASLPGMETIDTDVREFRDFSRLVCRIIDFKSEFTATHSSGVAAAGGSLASLVGFSRQECMMFEIAAYLHDLGKLAIPSEIIEKRDRLTPAEWGVMRTHAYYTYQILNPIEVLNLAASWSSLHQERLDGSGYPFHVGEDDLPLGARLMAAADVFTGITENRPYRKGMTREEDLRVLHGMAAKGELDARLISLLETHYDAIHLALVEAQAQAVREYETFRIALKGGEEISSRGTSDKAPRGTLP